Proteins encoded within one genomic window of Couchioplanes caeruleus:
- a CDS encoding ABC transporter substrate-binding protein, with amino-acid sequence MRLPRRLTASAAASALVISALTGCDSGSEPGAKADVVIGADLASGSAMDAAYARALQLRVEQINASGVLSDHNLVLRVQDNKSDPTASLRNISTLADDPSVAAIISGGCNECVVGAAKTINDKRVPTIALAAADEVSTPVESRRYVFKIGPNASDSSAALVADLVRTHTRSVALLYSDDLYGKGGRTRMTAQLARAGISVKNQLPVKPTATDVTQTVGTLTDAEPDALVVWTGPDQATLAAMSAKAAGYQGRMYFDAAAAGDLFLPQEAAAATSNATMVFTQILAIDDVIATTPAKAARKQWFRDYTSRYGSYSGVASFGADAVSLIADAVARAGGDRQQIRAILETSQTDGLSGPIRLTPDNHSGLMPQALTLLVARSGRWRLLS; translated from the coding sequence GTGAGGCTCCCCCGTCGCCTGACGGCGTCCGCCGCCGCATCGGCGCTCGTCATATCCGCCCTCACGGGCTGCGACTCCGGCAGCGAACCCGGCGCGAAGGCCGACGTCGTCATCGGCGCCGACCTGGCATCGGGCTCGGCGATGGACGCCGCGTACGCCCGCGCGCTGCAACTCCGGGTCGAGCAGATCAACGCCTCCGGCGTGCTCAGCGACCACAACCTCGTGCTCCGCGTCCAGGACAACAAGTCCGACCCCACGGCGTCGCTGCGCAACATCAGCACGCTCGCCGACGATCCGTCGGTCGCCGCGATCATCAGCGGCGGCTGCAACGAGTGCGTCGTCGGCGCCGCCAAGACCATCAACGACAAGCGGGTGCCCACGATCGCCCTCGCCGCGGCCGACGAGGTCAGCACGCCGGTCGAGAGCCGTCGGTACGTCTTCAAGATCGGCCCCAACGCGAGCGACAGCTCGGCCGCACTCGTGGCCGACCTCGTCCGGACCCACACCAGGTCGGTCGCCCTGCTCTACTCCGACGACCTCTACGGCAAGGGCGGCCGCACCCGCATGACCGCGCAGCTCGCGCGGGCCGGCATCAGCGTCAAGAACCAGCTTCCGGTCAAGCCGACCGCGACGGACGTCACCCAGACCGTCGGTACGCTCACCGATGCCGAGCCGGACGCCCTCGTCGTCTGGACCGGTCCGGACCAGGCGACGCTCGCCGCAATGAGCGCCAAGGCCGCCGGCTACCAGGGCCGGATGTACTTCGACGCCGCGGCCGCGGGGGACCTCTTCCTGCCCCAGGAGGCCGCGGCGGCCACAAGCAACGCCACCATGGTGTTCACCCAGATCCTCGCGATCGACGACGTGATCGCGACGACCCCGGCCAAGGCCGCCCGCAAGCAGTGGTTCCGGGACTACACCTCCCGTTACGGCAGCTACTCGGGGGTCGCCTCGTTCGGCGCGGACGCGGTGAGCCTGATCGCCGACGCGGTCGCGAGGGCCGGCGGGGACCGCCAGCAGATCCGCGCCATCCTGGAGACCTCGCAGACCGACGGCCTGTCCGGACCGATCCGGCTGACCCCGGACAACCATTCGGGCCTCATGCCGCAGGCGCTGACCCTGCTGGTCGCCCGCAGCGGCCGCTGGCGGCTGCTGAGCTGA